In Brassica rapa cultivar Chiifu-401-42 chromosome A06, CAAS_Brap_v3.01, whole genome shotgun sequence, a single window of DNA contains:
- the LOC103872563 gene encoding ABC transporter G family member 11, which yields MEIEPSRQQTTVPASVGGGTFPVGGLSPLSEAIWREKTPTEFVGDVSARLTWQDLTVMVTMGDGETQNVLEGLTGYAEPGTLTALMGPSGSGKSTMLDALASRLAANAFLSGTVLLNGRKTKLSFGTAAYVTQDDNLIGTLTVRETIWYSARVRLPDKMLRSEKLALVERTIIEMGLQDCADTVIGNWHLRGISGGEKRRVSIALEILMRPRLLFLDEPTSGLDSASAFFVTQTLRALSRDGRTVIASIHQPSSEVFELFDRLYLLSSGKTVYFGQASEAYEFFAQAGFPCPALRNPSDHFLRCVNSDFDKVRATLKGSMKLRFEASDDPLEKITTTEAIRLLVDYYHTSDYYYNAKAKVEEISQYKGTILDSGGSQASFLLQTYTLTKRSFINMSRDFGYYWLRLLIYILVTVCIGTIYWNVGTSYSAILARGSCASFVFGFVTFMSIGGFPSFVEDMKVFQRERLNGHYGVAAFVIANTLAATPFLIIITFISGTICYFMVGLHPGFTHYLFFVLCLYASVTVVESLMMAIASIVPNFLMGIIIGAGIQGIFMLVSGFFRLPNDIPKPFWRYPMSYISFHFWALQGQYQNDLRGLMFDSQGSAFKIPGEYVLENVFQINLHRSKWINLSVILSMIIIYRIIFFIMIKTNEDVTPWVRGYIARRRMKQKNGTQNTTVAPDGLTQSPSLRNYIATRTNGAPRW from the exons ATGGAGATAGAACCAAGCAGGCAGCAAACCACCGTACCGGCCTCGGTCGGCGGAGGGACCTTTCCGGTTGGTGGGTTAAGTCCCTTGAGTGAAGCCATATGGAGAGAGAAAACACCAACGGAGTTCGTAGGAGATGTGTCCGCGAGGCTTACGTGGCAAGATCTGACGGTGATGGTCACTATGGGAGACGGTGAGACTCAGAACGTTCTCGAGGGTCTCACCGGTTACGCCGAACCGGGTACTCTAACGGCTCTCATGGGCCCTTCCGGCTCAGGAAAATCTACTATGCTCGACGCTCTTGCTAGCCGCCTCGCCGCTAACGCTTTTCTCTCCGGCACCGTTCTTCTCAACGGTCGCAAAACCAAACTCTCCTTTGGAACAGCT GCTTATGTGACGCAAGACGATAACTTAATCGGCACGTTAACTGTGAGAGAGACTATATGGTATTCAGCGAGAGTTCGTCTTCCTGACAAGATGTTACGGTCGGAGAAGCTTGCCCTAGTGGAGAGGACAATAATAGAGATGGGTCTTCAGGATTGCGCTGATACTGTTATAGGAAACTGGCATTTGCGTGGGATTAGTGgtggagagaagagaagagttAGTATTGCTCTTGAGATTCTCATGAGACCTCGTTTACTCTTTCTTGATGAGCCAACAAGTGGTCTTGACAG TGCTTCTGCTTTCTTTGTGACTCAGACATTGCGAGCACTATCACGAGATGGAAGGACCGTGATTGCATCGATCCATCAACCGAGTAGTGAGGTCTTTGAGTTGTTTGATCGGTTGTATCTGCTTTCTAGTGGCAAAACTGTTTACTTTGGCCAAGCTTCTGAAGCTTATGAG TTCTTTGCGCAAGCTGGATTCCCTTGTCCTGCATTAAGGAACCCTTCTGATCATTTCCTGAGATGCGTAAACTCAGACTTTGACAAAGTTAGAGCCACTTTGAAAGGCTCTATGAAGCTAAGG TTTGAAGCAAGCGATGATCCATTGGAGAAGATTACCACAACCGAAGCTATTAGACTCTTGGTGGACTACTACCACACTTCTGACTACTATTACAATGCAAAGGCTAAGGTTGAGGAGATATCACAATAT AAAGGGACTATTCTCGACTCTGGAGGCAGCCAGGCTAGTTTCCTTCTCCAGACCTACACTCTAACAAAGCGATCCTTCATCAACATGTCAAGGGACTTTGGATATTACTGGCTCAGACTCCTTATTTACATACTGGTCACAGTCTGCATTGGAACCATCTATTGGAACGTTGGCACTAGCTACAGCGCCATTCTG gCACGAGGATCATGTGCGTCCTTTGTCTTTGGCTTTGTAACATTCATGTCAATCGGTGGCTTTCCTTCTTTTGTTGAAGACATGAAG GTCTTCCAAAGAGAGAGACTAAACGGCCACTATGGAGTAGCTGCGTTTGTGATAGCCAACACACTAGCTGCAACGCCGTTCTTGATCATCATAACTTTCATCTCCGGGACAATCTGTTACTTCATGGTGGGGTTGCATCCAGGATTCACTCACTATCTCTTCTTTGTTCTCTGCCTCTACGCCAGTGTCACCGTTGTGGAGAGCTTGATGATGGCTATAGCTAGCATTGTTCCCAACTTCCTCATGGGTATCATCATTGGAGCTGGAATCCAG GGGATCTTCATGCTGGTTTCTGGATTCTTCAGGCTTCCAAATGACATCCCTAAACCTTTCTGGCGTTACCCTATGTCATACATTAGCTTCCACTTCTGGGCGCTACAA GGTCAATACCAGAATGATCTGAGAGGCTTGATGTTTGACAGCCAGGGGAGTGCTTTCAAGATTCCAGGTGAATACGTTCTTGAGAACGTCTTCCAGATCAACTTGCACCGATCAAAATGGATTAACCTGAGTGTGATTCTCAGCATGATTATCATCTACCGCATCATTTTCTTCATCATGATTAAGACCAACGAGGATGTAACTCCTTGGGTCAGAGGATACATAGCACGGAGAAGGATGAAGCAGAAGAATGGAACTCAGAACACCACTGTTGCACCTGATGGTCTTACTCAGTCTCCTTCTTTGAGAAACTATATTGCTACACGAACCAATGGAGCTCCCAGATGGTAA
- the LOC103872564 gene encoding rhodanese-like domain-containing protein 8, chloroplastic, with product MMLSLVQAEKIMRASPALSVSLTIPLPLASTRTRFSSEPLRFKQHVSNTHFFSRPVRLLSKQPIVRWSFSCQCRNRGRNYSKFDDEGEDFIVVNFYRFVSIQDPAAEIAKHLSFLQDLNIRGRIYLNEQGINAQYSGPSKDALSYVEWLKQDERFSDILVQVSPAIGRHAFPKLKLQNKPSLVQYEGGISHLPLLDPPMRAKPLEPSEWKEKLKDITDGDGEASPSDSGRSCILLDVRNGYEWDVGHFRGARRPEVDCFRNTSFGLSDEKEAPSDPLINVDKEKTDILMYCTGGIRCDVYSTVLRQRGFKNLYTLKGGVSHYLEEEGTSEWVGNLFVFDSRLSLPPAAYNNNTVDEAKITPQTPVDTSFARCYICDSQVHELRHRNCANLDCNLLFLCCAECVVNLKGCCCSDCVTAPRLRPVLHGIKRYEKWHVYRDS from the exons ATGATGCTGTCTCTGGTCCAAGCTGAGAAGATAATGAGAGCATCTCCGGCACTCTCAGTCTCCTTAACTATTCCACTGCCTCTTGCTTCAACCAGAACTCGTTTCTCCAGCGAACCTCTTCGATTCAAACAACATGTTTCGAACACTCACTTCTTCTCACGACCAGTACGTCTCCTCTCGAAGCAACCTATCGTACGATGGAGCTTCTCTTGCCAATGCCGAAACAGAGGAAGAAATTACTCGAAGTTTGATGATGAAGGAGAAGACTTCATCGTGGTGAACTTCTATCGCTTTGTATCAATACAAGATCCCGCCGCTGAGATTGCAAAGCACCTCTCTTTCTTACAG GATTTGAATATACGTGGTCGGATATATCTCAATGAACAAGGAATTAACGCACAG TACAGTGGACCATCTAAAGACGCTCTTTCATATGTTGAATGGTTGAAACAAGATGAGAGGTTCTCGGATATACTTGTCCAGGTGTCTCCTGCTATCGGTAGGCATGCTTTCCCTAAGTTGAAGCTGCAGAACAAACCTTCCTTAGTGCAG TATGAGGGAGGAATTTCACACCTTCCTCTACTTGATCCACCGATGCGAGCAAAGCCCTTAGAACCATCTGAATGGAAAGAGAAGCTGAAAGACATAACGGATGGTGACGGTGAAGCATCACCTTCAGATAGTGGCAGAAGCTGCATATTATTGGATGTCAGAAACG GTTATGAGTGGGATGTTGGTCATTTTCGTGGGGCACGTAGACCTGAAGTTGATTGCTTCCGAAACACTTCTTTTGGGCTATCTGATGAAAAG GAAGCTCCTTCAGACCCTTTGATAAATGTTGACAAGGAAAAGACAGATATACTGATGTACTGCACTGGAGGTATACGTTGCGATGTATATTCCACAGTTCTGAG aCAGCGGGGTTTCAAGAACCTGTATACACTGAAGGGTGGAGTTTCCCATTATCTTGAGGAAGAAGGCACATCTGAATGGGTTGGGAATCTTTTTGTGTTTGACTCTCGTCTCTCTCTTCCACCAGCTGCCTACAATAATAATACCGTGGATGAAGCCAAAATAACTCCACAAACGCCTGTGGATACAAGTTTTGCAAGATGCTATATTTGTGATTCACAAGTTCATGAACTGAGACATCGGAACTGTGCTAACCTCGATTGCAATCTGCTCTTTTT ATGCTGTGCAGAATGTGTGGTCAACTTGAAGGGATGTTGCTGTTCAGACTGCGTTACTGCTCCCAGACTGAGACCTGTCTTGCATGGAATAAAGAGATATGAAAAATGGCATGTGTATCGCGATTCATAA
- the LOC103872566 gene encoding kunitz trypsin inhibitor 5 has translation MSSLLYISLLLAVFISHTTEAALEPVTDIDGGRLTSGTKYYILPVLRGRGGGLTMSKPENKTCPKSVIQDPYEVSKGLPVEFSPSDNSRIIRVSTDLNFKFCAASVWNLDNYDETTNQWFVTACGVAGNPGQATVDNWFKIEKYEDDYKIVFCPTVCNFCKVMCRDVGVFVQDGKRRLVLSDVPLKVMFKKA, from the coding sequence ATGTCATCACTTCTCTATATCTCCCTCCTCTTAGCCGTCTTTATCAGCCACACCACGGAAGCCGCTCTCGAACCAGTAACCGACATCGACGGTGGACGTCTCACATCAGGCACCAAATACTACATCTTGCCTGTGCTCCGCGGTCGCGGCGGCGGACTAACCATGTCCAAACCCGAAAACAAAACATGTCCTAAAAGCGTTATCCAAGACCCATACGAAGTCTCCAAAGGCCTACCGGTTGAATTCTCACCATCAGACAACTCAAGAATCATCCGCGTCTCAACCGATCTCAACTTCAAATTCTGCGCGGCTTCTGTCTGGAACTTGGACAATTACGATGAGACCACGAATCAGTGGTTCGTTACAGCTTGTGGCGTTGCAGGGAATCCTGGTCAGGCAACGGTTGATAACTGGTTCAAGATCGAGAAGTACGAAGATGATTACAAGATCGTGTTTTGTCCAACTGTCTGCAACTTCTGTAAAGTCATGTGTAGAGACGTTGGTGTGTTTGTGCAAGATGGGAAGAGAAGACTTGTTCTAAGTGATGTTCCACTAAAAGTTATGTTCAAAAAAGCATAG
- the LOC103872565 gene encoding probable zinc metallopeptidase EGY3, chloroplastic: MASLFVSTPSSSSLTLHSCHSSPFRGINKSISLKLAKPVKRSARRSTHLRFSPEDDRVRESANDASSPVAIAEEQKEDQSNNNVPPSPENSEEDEEKSKQQEMDWKTDEEFKKFMGNPSIEAAIKLEKTRTDRKLKELNRESNNENPIIRIFNSLARDSLVREKERLEKAEEAFKALDLNKLKSCFGFDTFFATDVRRFGDGGIFIGNLRKPIDEVTPKLEAKLSEAAGRDVVVWFMEEKSNEITKQVCMVQPKAEIDLQFESTRLSTPWGYITAISLCVTTFGTIALMSGFFLKPDATFDDYIANVVPLFGGFLSILGVSEIATRVTAARHGVKLSPSFLVPSNWTGCLGVMNNYESLLPNKKALFDIPVARTASAYLTSLLLAAAAFISDGSFNGGENALYIRPQFLDNNPLLSFIQFVVGPYADDLGNVLPNAVEGVGVPVDPLAFAGLLGMVVTSLNLLPCGRLEGGRIAQAMFGRSTAAILSFTTSLLLAIGGLSGSVLCLAWGLFATFFRGGEETPAKDEITPLGDDRFAWGLVLGLICFLTLFPNSGGTFSTSFFNGPFFRGDGL, from the exons ATGGCTTCCCTCTTTGTATCTACTCCCTCTTCATCTTCCTTAACTCTCCACTCCTGTCACAGTTCTCCTTTTCGTGGCATTAACAAATCAATATCACTGAAACTTGCAAAACCTGTGAAGCGGAGTGCAAGACGCAGCACTCATTTGAGATTTTCACCAGAAGATGATCGAGTTCGCGAGTCTGCCAACGATGCTTCCTCTCCCGTGGCGATAGCTGAGGAGCAGAAGGAGGACCAGTCTAACAACAATGTACCGCCGTCTCCTGAAAAcagtgaagaagatgaagagaaatCGAAGCAGCAAGAGATGGACTGGAAGACGGACGAGGAGTTCAAGAAGTTCATGGGGAATCCATCAATAGAAGCTGCTATAAAGCTTGAGAAGACAAGAACTGATCGTAAGCTAAAAGAGCTGAACAGAGAGAGCAATAATGAGAATCCTATCATCAGAATATTCAACAGCTTAGCTCGTGATAGTTTggttagagagaaagaaaggcTTGAGAAAGCAGAAGAGGCTTTCAAGGCTCTTGATCTCAACAAG TTAAAGAGCTGTTTTGGCTTCGATACGTTTTTTGCCACGGACGTTCGTCGGTTTGGAGATGGAGGAATCTTCATTGGGAATCTGAGGAAACCCATTGATGAGGTCACACCTAAGCTTGAAGCAAAGCTTTCTGAAGCTGCAGGGCGTGATGTTGTCGTATGGTTCATGGAAGAAAAGTCGAATGAGATCACAAAACAG GTGTGTATGGTGCAACCCAAAGCGGAAATAGATCTTCAATTTGAATCGACTAGATTAAGCACTCCTTGGGGTTATATCACTGCAATCAGTTTATGTGTTACAACCTTTGGAACCATAGCTCTTATGAGTGGTTTCTTCCTTAAACCAGACGCTACCTTCGATGACTACATTGCCAATGTAGTTCCACTCTTTGGTGGGTTCCTTTCCATCTTAGGCGTCTCAGAG ATAGCAACCAGAGTGACAGCTGCACGACACGGTGTCAAACTAAGCCCGTCGTTTCTGGTGCCGTCGAACTGGACTGGTTGCTTAGGAGTTATGAACAACTACGAGTCATTGCTTCCTAATAAAAAGGCGTTGTTTGATATCCCAGTGGCGCGTACAGCTAGTGCGTACCTGACTTCGCTTCTTCTTGCAGCTGCTGCGTTTATATCTGATGGTAGTTTCAACGGAGGAGAAAATGCTCT GTATATAAGGCCACAGTTCTTGGATAATAACCCGTTACTTTCGTTTATCCAATTTGTTGTTGGTCCTTATGCGGATGATCTCGGCAATGTATTGCCAAATGCAGTCGAAGGAGTTGGAGTTCCTGTTGATCCTCTCGCTTTCGCTGGTCTTTTAG GTATGGTCGTTACTTCATTGAACTTGTTACCATGTGGGAGACTAGAAGGAGGTCGGATCGCTCAAGCAATGTTTGGAAGAAGCACAGCTGCAATTCTCTCATTCACAACGTCTCTCCTTCTCGCTATCGGAGGTCTCAGCGGAAGCGTTTTGTGTTTAGCTTGGGGACTCTTTGCAACTTTCTTCCGTGGTGGTGAAGAAACGCCTGCAAAAGATGAGATCACCCCTCTTGGCGACGATAGATTCGCTTGGgggttagtccttggactcatctgTTTCCTCACTCTTTTCCCCAACAGTGGTGGTACTTTCTCCACTTCCTTCTTCAATGGACCTTTCTTCCGTGGTGATGGTCTCTAA
- the LOC103872567 gene encoding basic transcription factor 3, giving the protein MNREKLMKMANTVRTGGKGTVRRKKKAVHKTNTTDDKKLQSTLKRIGVNSIPAIEEVNIFKDDVVIQFTNPKVQASIAANTWVVSGSPQTKKLEDILPQILSQLGPDNMDNLRKLAEQLKKQPPGEGNASATIQEEDDDDVPELVAGETFEAAAAEEKVAAPAASS; this is encoded by the exons ATGAATAGGGAGAAGTTGATGAAGATGGCCAACACTGTCCGCACTGGCGGAAAGGGTACAGTAAGAAG AAAGAAGAAGGCTGTGCACAAGACCAATACAACTGATGACAAGAAGCTTCAAAGCACCTTGAAGAGAATTGGAGTTAACTCCATTCCAGCTATTGAAGAAGTTAACATCTTTAAGGATGATGTTGTTATTCAGTTCACCAACCCTAAGG TTCAAGCTTCAATTGCTGCAAACACATGGGTTGTTAGCGGTTCTCCTCAGACCAAAA AATTGGAAGATATCCTTCCTCAGATCCTCAGCCAACTCG GACCAGACAACATGGACAATCTGAGGAAGCTAGCAGAGCAGTTGAAGAAGCAACCTCCTGGTGAAGGTAATGCCTCAGCAACCATCCAAGAGGAGGACGACGATGATGTCCCGGAACTTGTAGCTGGTGAGACATTCGAAGCTGCTGCTGCTGAAGAGAAAGTAGCTGCTCCTGCTGCTTCTTCCTAG
- the LOC103872568 gene encoding putative GDP-L-fucose synthase 2 isoform X2 yields MADTTGSDSFMSEKSAKIFVAGHRGLVGSAIVRKLQESGFTNLILRTHSDLDLTNQADVETFFSTEKPAYVILAAAKVGGIHANNTYPADFIAVNLQIQTNVIHSAYTNGVKKLLFLGSSCIYPKFAPQPIPESALLTGPLEPTNEWYAIAKIAGIKMCQAYRIQHQWDAISGMPTNLYGPNDNFHPENSHVLPALMRRFHEAKANDAEEVVVWGSGSPLREFLHVDDLADACVFLMERYSGFEHVNVGSGVEVTIKELAELVKEVVGFEGKLVWDCTKPDGTPRKLMDSSKLASLGWTPKVSIRDGLRQTYDWYLENVVQKQQ; encoded by the exons ATGGCAGACACCACAGGATCCG ATTCGTTTATGTCGGAGAAATCCGCAAAAATCTTCGTCGCTGGACACAGAGGACTTGTCGGATCCGCAATTGTCCGAAAACTCCAAGAATCCGGTTTCACCAATCTCATCCTCCGAACACATTCCGACCTCGACCTCACTAACCAAGCCGACGTCGAAACCTTCTTCTCCACAGAGAAGCCTGCTTACGTCATCCTCGCCGCCGCCAAAGTCGGTGGGATCCACGCCAACAACACCTACCCAGCCGACTTCATCGCCGTCAATCTCCAAATCCAAACCAACGTGATCCACTCCGCTTACACTAACGGCGTCAAGAAACTCCTCTTCCTCGGCTCCTCCTGCATCTACCCCAAGTTCGCTCCTCAGCCCATCCCCGAATCAGCTCTCCTCACCGGCCCACTCGAGCCCACCAACGAGTGGTACGCCATCGCCAAGATCGCGGGGATCAAGATGTGCCAAGCGTACAGGATCCAGCATCAGTGGGACGCTATCTCCGGCATGCCGACCAACCTCTACGGTCCGAACGATAATTTCCACCCTGAGAACTCTCATGTGTTGCCCGCTCTGATGAGGAGGTTTCATGAAGCTAAGGCCAATGATGCTGAGGAAGTTGTGGTGTGGGGAAGTGGGAGTCCGTTGAGGGAGTTTTTGCACGTTGATGATTTGGCTGATGCTTGTGTGTTCTTGATGGAGAGGTACAGTGGGTTTGAGCATGTGAATGTGGGGAGTGGTGTGGAAGTTACGATCAAGGAGTTGGCTGAGTTGGTTAAGGAGGTTGTTGGGTTTGAAGGGAAGCTTGTTTGGGATTGTACTAAGCCTGACGGGACGCCGAGGAAGCTGATGGATAGCTCGAAGCTCGCGTCTTTGGGATGGACGCCGAAGGTTTCTATTAGAGATGGTTTGCGCCAGACTTATGATTGGTATTTGGAGAATGTTGTGCAGAAGCAGcagtaa
- the LOC103872568 gene encoding putative GDP-L-fucose synthase 2 isoform X1, which yields MADTTGSDMKPDSFMSEKSAKIFVAGHRGLVGSAIVRKLQESGFTNLILRTHSDLDLTNQADVETFFSTEKPAYVILAAAKVGGIHANNTYPADFIAVNLQIQTNVIHSAYTNGVKKLLFLGSSCIYPKFAPQPIPESALLTGPLEPTNEWYAIAKIAGIKMCQAYRIQHQWDAISGMPTNLYGPNDNFHPENSHVLPALMRRFHEAKANDAEEVVVWGSGSPLREFLHVDDLADACVFLMERYSGFEHVNVGSGVEVTIKELAELVKEVVGFEGKLVWDCTKPDGTPRKLMDSSKLASLGWTPKVSIRDGLRQTYDWYLENVVQKQQ from the exons ATGGCAGACACCACAGGATCCG ACATGAAACCAGATTCGTTTATGTCGGAGAAATCCGCAAAAATCTTCGTCGCTGGACACAGAGGACTTGTCGGATCCGCAATTGTCCGAAAACTCCAAGAATCCGGTTTCACCAATCTCATCCTCCGAACACATTCCGACCTCGACCTCACTAACCAAGCCGACGTCGAAACCTTCTTCTCCACAGAGAAGCCTGCTTACGTCATCCTCGCCGCCGCCAAAGTCGGTGGGATCCACGCCAACAACACCTACCCAGCCGACTTCATCGCCGTCAATCTCCAAATCCAAACCAACGTGATCCACTCCGCTTACACTAACGGCGTCAAGAAACTCCTCTTCCTCGGCTCCTCCTGCATCTACCCCAAGTTCGCTCCTCAGCCCATCCCCGAATCAGCTCTCCTCACCGGCCCACTCGAGCCCACCAACGAGTGGTACGCCATCGCCAAGATCGCGGGGATCAAGATGTGCCAAGCGTACAGGATCCAGCATCAGTGGGACGCTATCTCCGGCATGCCGACCAACCTCTACGGTCCGAACGATAATTTCCACCCTGAGAACTCTCATGTGTTGCCCGCTCTGATGAGGAGGTTTCATGAAGCTAAGGCCAATGATGCTGAGGAAGTTGTGGTGTGGGGAAGTGGGAGTCCGTTGAGGGAGTTTTTGCACGTTGATGATTTGGCTGATGCTTGTGTGTTCTTGATGGAGAGGTACAGTGGGTTTGAGCATGTGAATGTGGGGAGTGGTGTGGAAGTTACGATCAAGGAGTTGGCTGAGTTGGTTAAGGAGGTTGTTGGGTTTGAAGGGAAGCTTGTTTGGGATTGTACTAAGCCTGACGGGACGCCGAGGAAGCTGATGGATAGCTCGAAGCTCGCGTCTTTGGGATGGACGCCGAAGGTTTCTATTAGAGATGGTTTGCGCCAGACTTATGATTGGTATTTGGAGAATGTTGTGCAGAAGCAGcagtaa
- the LOC103872570 gene encoding homeobox-leucine zipper protein HDG12 has translation MEFLGDSSETDKKKMKKRFHRHTPHQIHRLESSFNECQHPDEKQRLQLSKELGLSPRQIKFWFQNRRTQKKAQHERADNCALKEENDRIRCENIAIREAIKHAICLNCGDAPLHEDSYFDEQKLRIENAHLREELEKVSSIAAQFMGRPLSHLPPLLNPMHVSPLELFHSGPSLDFDLLTGSSSSSMTVTTLPSQPNLVLSDMDKSLMTNISVTAMEELLRLTQTNEALWIKTSGCRDVLNLQRYENMFPRSSGRGGKNHNVRKEATRSSGVVFTNAITLVNMLMDSVKSSELFSSVVASSKTLAVVSSGVRGSHGDALHLMLEELQVLSPLVQTREFSVLRYCQQIEHGTWAILNVSYELPQFIPHSRSYRFPSGCLIQDLSNGYSKVTWVEHVEVEEQEPIHEMFKDNIREGIAFGAERWIATLQRMSERFKALLEPATSSRDLKGVVPTPEGKQSIMRLAQRMVSNFCLSVGTSNSTRSTVVSGLDAFGIRVTSYKSQHEPNGMVLCAATSFWLPVSPQNVFNFLKDERTRPQWDVLLNGSAVQEVAHIANGSHPGNCISVLRGFNASSSQNNMLILQESCVDSSGSLVVYTPVDLSALNMAMTGQDTSYIPILPSGFAVLPEGGRNNQTAEIKAEGGGEGGGSLITVGFQIMVSSLQSGKLNMESMETVNNLISTTVHQIKTTLNSPSTA, from the exons ATGGAGTTTCTTGGGGACAGCTCTGAAAcggacaagaagaagatgaagaagagatttCACCGCCACACACCTCACCAGATCCATCGCCTTGAATC GAGTTTCAATGAGTGTCAACATCCAGATGAGAAACAGAGGTTGCAACTTAGCAAAGAACTTGGTTTATCTCCAAGACAGATCAAGTTTTGGTTTCAGAACCGAAGAACTCAAAAGAAG GCACAACACGAGAGAGCTGATAACTGTGCACTCAAGGAAGAGAATGATAGAATTCGTTGCGAGAACATTGCCATCAGAGAAGCTATCAAACACGCCATTTGCCTTAACTGTGGTGATGCTCCTCTTCATGAAGACTCTTACTTTGATGAACAGAAGCTTCGAATCGAAAATGCACACCTTAGAGAAGAG CTCGAAAAGGTTTCAAGCATTGCAGCTCAGTTCATGGGGAGACCACTTTCGCATCTCCCACCACTACTAAACCCGATGCACGTTTCGCCGTTAGAGTTATTCCACAGTGGTCCTTCCCTTGATTTTGATCTTCTTACAGGAAGTAGTAGCTCTTCAATGACCGTTACTACTTTACCGTCTCAACCGAACTTGGTTTTATCAGACATGGATAAGTCTCTTATGACCAACATCTCTGTGACCGCTATGGAAGAGTTGCTTAGGCTTACACAGACAAATGAGGCTCTGTGGATCAAAACCAGTGGATGCAGAGACGTTCTCAATCTCCAAAGATATGAGAATATGTTCCCAAGATCAAGTGGTCGTGGAGGAAAGAACCACAACGTTAGAAAAGAAGCAACTAGATCTTCTGGCGTTGTTTTCACTAATGCTATCACACTTGTGAACATGCTCATGGACTCT GTCAAATCTTCAGAGCTTTTTTCTTCAGTGGTTGCGTCCTCTAAAACACTTGCGGTGGTTTCATCTGGCGTGCGCGGTTCCCATGGAGATGCATTGCATTTG ATGCTTGAAGAGCTTCAAGTCCTTTCTCCATTGGTACAGACACGTGAGTTCAGCGTGTTACGATATTGTCAGCAAATCGAACATGGAACTTGGGCGATTTTAAATGTCTCCTATGAGCTCCCTCAGTTTATACCTCACTCTCGGTCATATCGTTTCCCTTCTGGTTGCTTGATTCAAGACTTGTCAAATGGATATTCCAAG GTTACTTGGGTTGAACATGTTGAAGTCGAGGAGCAAGAACCTATTCATGAGATGTTTAAAGACAATATCCGTGAAGGGATAGCTTTTGGAGCTGAACGTTGGATCGCTACTCTTCAAAGAATGTCTGAGAGATTCAAGGCTCTGCTTGAACCCGCAACATCATCACGTGATCTCAAAGGAG TGGTTCCAACGCCGGAAGGGAAGCAAAGTATAATGAGACTTGCTCAAAGAATGGTAAGCAACTTTTGTTTGAGCGTTGGCACATCTAACAGCACTCGGTCAACTGTTGTCTCGGGATTGGATGCATTTGGAATCCGTGTGACTTCTTATAAGAGTCAGCATGAACCAAATGGAATGGTTCTATGTGCAGCCACCAGTTTCTGGCTCCCAGTTTCTCCACAAAACGTCTTTAATTTCCTCAAAGATGAAAGAACTCGTCCTCAG TGGGACGTTCTTTTGAATGGAAGTGCGGTTCAAGAAGTTGCTCATATCGCAAACGGATCACACCCTGGAAACTGCATTTCGGTTCTGCGT GGCTTCAATGCATCATCATCACAAAACAACATGCTGATTCTACAAGAAAGCTGCGTAGACTCATCGGGGTCCCTTGTGGTCTACACTCCAGTGGATCTCTCAGCACTGAACATGGCAATGACTGGTCAAGACACTTCTTATATTCCTATTTTACCCTCGGGTTTCGCTGTTTTACCCGAGGGAGGCAGGAATAATCAAACCGCAGAGATTAAAGctgaaggaggaggagaaggggGAGGTTCATTGATAACAGTTGGGTTTCAGATAATGGTGAGTAGTTTGCAGTCAGGGAAATTGAATATGGAGTCAATGGAAACAGTTAATAACCTCATCAGTACTACTGTCCACCAAATTAAAACCACCTTGAATTCTCCTTCAACTGCTTAA